Within Vicia villosa cultivar HV-30 ecotype Madison, WI linkage group LG1, Vvil1.0, whole genome shotgun sequence, the genomic segment tagttttgatgtgtgCTTATGGTGTGAAACATATTAATTGATGTATGTTTTGTTGTGTTCTACAGTATTTGTTAAGATTTTAAATCCCTTTCTAACCTTCTAATGACAAGTGTCAACTTTTATATATAAGCACGAACTTATTTCATGATTCAATGGAAATCATGTCATTATTTCACATGGTTTCGTTAAATtacattaaatatattaatttaaaaattaatagcataaaatacaccgaaaaatatgattatgaaaaaTACATTGACGAGTaaaatgtttgaaaaaataaCTCTGTAAACCGATCAACCGAATTAAATCAGTTAGGTTGGTTTGATTCCATTTTAGAAAAAGGTTAacaaccaaatcaaaccaaaagaAATATTATGGGTTCGGTTTTATTTTTAACCAAAAATCGATTCAAACCGATCCAATTACACCCCTAAATACACATAGAGATTTTAGTTTTAAATAAACTCATACAATTTTATGAGTTAAATTTATCAATGGATTCTAGCAAAACAAACTCAAATCCAAAAAGTTATATTTATTAATCGACTTTACCTAAGCAAACTCGAATTCAACGAGCTTAAATATATAATCTCTGATTCTCCCTCTCAATTTCATATTGACTCACTCTAAAATTCTACAATCATGGTGTATCTATGAAATTAGAATTTAGAAGAAAGCCATTAGACAATAGGAGGCCACTAGACACCCACAGAGGCACACAAAACAAACGTTTCCGGTCCAGTCGTACTTTTGTCTCTGACTACAACACGTGATTTATGTATGTTGTATTTTGTAGCATAAATTAAGAAATGAAGAAATCATAATAACGTGATCTTTCCCTACCGTTGTGTGGTTATTTTTTACCCATTCAGTCTTGTATGGTTGCGATCACACCATCATCGTATTGTTTGTCTTTTGTGTGTTGTTTACGGTGTTACTTACATTAGTAGTAATAGTAATATTATTTTCGTGCGTATGTTATTGTAACGGTACTATTGGAGTAATGAAGTGCCCACTGTTTATGATTAAGCAACATTGACCACCAATGTTCATTCAAGCTGCCAGCATTGCATTGAATAAATATTACTAGTATATATTTACagtgttgatttaaaatattaaaaatattttaagtaaaAATAACATATCATGTATAGAGTAATTCATATTTTTCATGAAAAAACACAATTTgttattgttgattttttttattaatgattttcttcaaaattaaatAACATCCTTGAAATCCTTGAAGTCTACGTTATAGATAAAAACTTTATTTTTAAGAATTTAGTcttttatttttgtcattttttcgtAGCCTTGTAACAAAAGTAAAGAATATTATATTTAAAGACAAAAATAATtccaattaaaaatttaatttttcaatttttaataatacaattttttttttataattatgacTATTTTCTCATCTCTTATTATAACACTTTCCaataaaacttaaaaatattaaaaaaaaaatcaaatatacaaTTTAGTCCTTAAACTATTCTCTTTTATCAATTGTCCTAAACTATTAAAaccaatttaaaaaattattaaattatttttttccaaCTATTTAACGCTTTAGAAGGATCTTAAATAGTTAAATGATAGAGTAgtttttaagttttttaattaattttaatagtttGAAAACTTAATTGATAAGAAAGTGTTAATTTGAAGACTAAattgataaataatttttataatatttgatgTCATAATATTTGAAAAATCCCAAATTTTATATTGGATTGAAGATAGAATATTAAAATTGTTTATATAGTATCCCTTTATTTTATaagttgattttttaaaaatgaattaaattaaattttaatataatattagaaTTTATCAATTGAATATTGAATTGAATATTGAACAGTCCGCTGtttaatatttacaaaaaaataatgGACAGTAAAAATGAGTTAGATCAAAatcttaagaaaaaaaattacatttagattgataaataaaattattttaataaaaaaatttatattataaaataaaataaatcttatAGTTAAATAGTATTTTGGAATGTTACAGTACAATACAATAATAGTACATTTATAACACTTGATGATTTAATAGTCAAATGAGATGATCAAAAATAcgaatctaatggttaaaaagaCAGTGCCGCCTTTTATCAATTTTTAGGATGTTTTGGCGGGTGAAAATAGAATTGGGAAAATGAGAAGGGTATAATAGTAATTCAAAACAGAGAAAATTTAGGGTTTTGAGTTTGCATTTATAAAGATCTGGTGTTTATAGATCTGCTGCGGCTGCTGCGTGCGTGTGTGCTAGTATATCAGTGTCTCTCTACAAttcctctctcactctctctctataaatctctctctttctctctctaaacagtcacttcatcatcatcatcatttcatTTTCTCCATCTTGCATGCTCGATCTTCCATTCCGATTCATCCAATTCCGTTTAACTCACCGGAATCGCGTTCGTGTTTGATCGGAATCGGAATCAGAATGGTGGTTGATCATAGCGGAAAGGTGAGCTTCGATTTGCTTCTCACACTTCAATCATTCTTGATTCATGATTAAGAAGTTCAAATCACTGATCATgttatttcatttcatttcagggatcagaagctgaagattcaAACCCTAACGCCGTCTCATCGGAAAACAGTCCAAAGAAAACCTGTGCCGATTGCGGAACTTCCAAAACACCTCTATGGCGAGGCGGTCCTGCAGGTCCAAAGGTAATTAACTAATCATTTTCTTCGATTTGATAACTAATCATTGTTATTTTTGCTTGATCTGATCTAATTTATCTGATCTATTTTGTGATTGATTGTACAGTCTTTGTGTAATGCTTGCGGGATCAGGAGCAGGAAGAAAAAGAGAGCGATCTTAGGGATAAGCAAAGGAAACAACGACGACGGAACGAGAAAGGGGAAAAAGAGTAACGGAAGTGGCGGAAGCAAGGTTGGAGATAATTTGAGCATGAAGCAGAGACTATTGAATTTGGGGAAAGAAGTGTTTATGCAGAGATCGCATTGGAAGAAATtgggagaagaagaaaaagctgCGGTGCTTTTGATGTCGTTATCTTATGGATCCGTTTATGcctaaatcaaaaccctaaatctttgttctattttttttttaattttagaatttagTAGGTTATTGTTTTAGGTTTAGGATCCATTCCGAATCCAAATCAAATCCAGATCAGTATGAGCCTAACCTTTTCATAAAtgtaaatttttattttctgctACTGATTATTATTGTTGCTGAGAATGAGAGAGTTATGAGTGTGTTGTAAGAAATGAATGAATCTAAGTTCAATTTTGGTTCTATGATATATTTATCGGTTTTTgtcttcattttttttgtttcattttcttatctttattttcttatctttattaAGATGATGAAAATCAATCAACTTGTGTCGGTAGAATAGAAAGATTTTGttttagataataataataataataataagtataaaatataataataacatgATTTAGATTCTgatttttcaaatttgaattcagTATCTATTGAATCCTCAAAATGGATCAAACACTAAATGAAGCACAAGATTGTGTTGTGTTTTATGTGACCATTTCTAGTCGAATTACTTCAATTAGGTGAAATTTGCACAAATTCAGTTTGTATGCCATGTTTTAAGGCTGGGTGTCTTTTTTGTGATCAAGTTTTATAAACGAATTGTACTATAATTGAATTATTCCCTTTTTGTGATGTGTGGATTCAATTTGGATCACTCAaatattattagtatttatttCAAAAAAGTGGAGTTGGTGGCAAAAATTAAACATCTTTTGAAAGGGGAGGGAATGTGAAATTTTTTTAGTTCCCGCTAGTTTGACTATTGAAAACATTGAAAAGCAATGGGAATCAAGAATTTTGATTCACACTAGCTGTCCTGCCTAGTCATATTTTTAGTCCATCCTCAATACTTAATAGTCCTTGACAGAAGTACTTATAATATCGTAGTACTTATAATGATGACTAGAATTGGTTTATTTACTATTTGTATTTGTATAAGTAACTCTTTATCTCAATTTGATCATTTATgtttatgcttaatcttttaagTATGAGGTGAAATTTCATGTTTATTTCTATAGTATCTAAAAACATATTATAAAGTGCGACTCTTTTTATAATATTACCATTAAATTTGCAACTAAGGTAAATATTTCTTCATTAATAGTAAACACATCTTAATTAGGGGCGGTTTTATAGCCCATCGAACTTGGACACGAGCCCGGACTCAACCctctattttctttgtatttttctcaatttaatagtcgatttttaaacaaaatcatgggcaaaattagtaaaaatatggtgtgaaaactaaaacagatgaataatcaatgACCTAacccaattaaatatttttgcccAGACTATCCAAAATTCCTGGCTCTGCCACTAATTCTAATTGTATTACTTTATCAAAATAGAACGATTCTTCTCTTTATTCTTGACTATCTCCATAATTAAATTTTGCAATTGTTGTCCAACTTTTGATCTAACACGTCAAAACTCTAGTATCCCATATGATACTTAATTTTCTACTTTTCTCTTTCATATGTTAGACAAATTGCTACCAAATTTGTTTCTTGTTACTTACACTGACCTCTACAACTCTCGTCTTAAGTATGGACACACCCTTGTTATTGTTGGATACATACTAGACTCATTCTTTCGCgcttctataaaaaaatatttttctttgctCAATGATATCTCAAAAACTTATGCGGTTTGACTTTGAATTATGTCAATTTTCACCCACTATCAAATTTTCTTCCCTTTGAATCAGATTGTAAGGCCGATTCTTATTTATTCTTACTCCCCAAAAAGTCTTAATCACTTTTTGATTTTaacgttgtcataccccaaaatttgccctcatatattttcatatgtcattttatttcaagtaATTGACATAACCCAGTCGGTAAGGATTTGAGTGTACAAGCGCGAGAGGTCCTGGATTCGAGTCTCACTTACTGACATTTTTACCTCTTATTTGTTTATAACTTTagttttaactttatttttattcaaaatcacaaaaatatgtttttttatcattttaatacttaattttcgtatttattatttaatcattttttttaaaaaaaattaatttttcaatttttcattttttttataaaaaaacatcaaaaaatcaaaaaaataaaaagatttgaaaagattttacagCATTTTGCATTTTAGGTTAGTATTTGTAGTTTTAGGAAAGAATTgacgtaattggttaaatataatcataaatctcaaatcaaataattttaatttgggacttttgattattttaattaatcataatcaatttgattttatgcattttttaactTCTTAACCTAATCTCTCATCTTATAAATAGTCActcttcacaaaaaaaaaaaaaggaaacggATATAAATCCTAACCTATTCACAGACCACCACTTGGATCTGTATAGAAGTTCCACCGACTCTTACAATCCTAGTCTTCGTTCACTAACAATACACACAAAAGTTTCAGCCACATCCAATTCGGTTCAAAATACATCTCGACATCGATCTGGATCCGAAGATTTCAATAAGGTTTCTGATCATACTACGGATCTCATTCGATACAACTTTGATGAATGCCAACAGTCACAAAGGATCGAGCCCCTAGTCGGATCTCTCACGCACAGCCAGCATCCGACGCCGATGATACTGGACGCTCCGCCCTAACACCCACAGTTCCGACGAAACGTCCAAGCACTAACGGATCGAAGCCATCTCCGGACACCATGCGGAGTTCCGACGAGGAGGATATCAGAATGTAATCGTCAAAGCTTTTTTTGTTAAATCGCCCGGGTAATTTCGATTCACGCCTGTTTCCTTTAGCTTCATGTCATTAGAATATGTTTATTTTTCGACTTGAATGGATTAATGCCTGTGCTTGTGTCCGTCTGATGGATTATTGTTGACCATGTTATGTTTAAGTTGAATGGGTAAATTGATATGTTGTTGGTTTAGAAACAGTAATGTTTATTGTTGTTGTCATTTGAAATAGAGGAATGGTTAATGGGTGAGAGTATGAAACAATAATGGAGAAGAGAGAATTTGAGGAATAGAGAGGACAAAATCATGGAAAGAAGAAGGGCTtgtgttgtcgttgttgtttcgATTCACAGGGATAACAGTAGAGAGAAGTTGggtttgacttgttctatttgcCTTTTTCTATACAATGTGAttgctagtttttttttttttgtaaaatttttatGGCCATGTGTCTCTTATAGATTGGTTGTTagtgtaaataataaaaaataataaaaataaaaaaaataagaaaagaagtgATATTGGCTTTTACGTACAACCTTGTCCAaggttagtttttatttattttatttaagttctTCAATTGttcataatataaatatttatttttatgaaatgtGTTAActttaatttctttaaaaatttcaaacaaaaacataaaaaatacaaaattattttaattcacttgttttccatattttattttattagttagacattttcttttaaatattaaagAATACCAAAAACATGCTTGTTTTTGTATTTTCATTTATTAATCACGCATCAATATATATTATCGTActaccatttttttatttattgcgaggtacattcgagctgttcatctattctcgtggatattcgcaaattcatcctcaCCAGAACATGTTGCTCCATCATAGACCTCCACCACACCTAATCAAAGGTTACCAACAGGGTTTCTCCCGATAACGCGCCACGtcgaattcaaaagctaagttttagtctttaattatttaaatattttcctgccttttatttaattaggatttatttttaatgacaatgaactgcctatacactcacgccttgttgtttcttctttcaattctcaatggtcagagtcaatgcttcaggcaaacctttgccccccaaccctgtcagggcaaatgccaagctaagtacttttcattcatttattttattaatttcatcattcctttttatggttaataaagttcgcattcgaaccgataatgcactcactctctgttttctgtctcttcttttttttccttttcagggtttgtcaaatgccaaagctacgttgttggtaaccctaaaccccattttattttatgtttttatcccgctggttacaattcccctctcctccgctggtttcattttccccttcccataatttatatactgcgtggttagtaatttagggagtgcaaatttaaactggattagagtcactaattacaagataaataactgaacttaaccacgtgaatgttgcacacacgcacccttttggggtaacctctctgttgcctgttgccttgttgcctgttgcctgttgcctttgtgtttttttgcagaataagccatgtccctcgaatttgaaGATACCTCAGTTGTGCTGCCTCGAATATTAAAGGTCAtatgaccctaaatgatgctgccttcgatacacaaatatgacctcgaccctcggaagttgcctacggaaaatggctgaggtatcttctggttgcctaacgaaaaatggcttattctgatccttgccttagattacctgcccttctatggcatgggacagtcttatggcaaaggatgcttcgacgacccttcaacctccaaacgaaaggcttcctgccctcttatggcaaggattgaccctttcattctgaaaggctaaaaagagacctatcatctgagtttaaggtaattgcccctaattgccttgcaatgctcaattttaatattctttctcacaattcttcaaaaactggctacgctcatttacgagctaaagtccttttttttcctctttcatctactttttctaaagacaaacgagcaagcaaagcaattaagagcccatggaaaaccatggatgcaaagggtgccttacaccttccctttgcataaattaccccccgaacttagatttctttaaaaggttttttctgtttctttttgcctttctgaatttgtttggataaaataaaagtcggtggcgactcatgcttaaccgcaacatttcgataaaaagtcagttcaccgtattacaaacgtTCTCGGGTTAAATTCCACACTCAAGAAtctcttgaaatgcatttttaccTTCATGGTTGCATAATTGTCCATGTTGACGATATGTCAAATCTTCTATTTGATTAGCATGAATTCTACTCCTTGACTGCTCTGAATATTatagcaaaaagatcaaaatcctTGAAAGTTTCCATCAAACTCACCTGTCATGTATTTAATTTCTTTATACTAAATAAACATTGAAATTTTTATGATTGTCGAACGAGATAAATGCACACTGCTAATACCCAATTCAATCAATGCCTTTAAATATTTAGTTGTAAAACCGCGATAACAAGCCCTAAATCCTAAATGGGATCATCCCTTTCATGAACCCTTAATTGACAAAAACCAAATCTTGGTGTTGTACATTATATTCGCTAAAAAATTAGAATGAGGAGAACCCCTTACAGTGTAGGATTGTCTATGGTGTTTAGGGTATTTGGTTATTTTTAAGGCTAACTCACATAGGGTTGTGAGAAGCTCTATGTATCGCTTTTTGGGGAGAAAGATTTAAGATCACCTTCCCATATAAGGAACGAGGTATATGTAAGGCATCTTAGGCATGGGCTGGATGGCGTTAGCAACATGAGAACTTAGGAATACCCGTCTCTTCCTCTCTTCCTCAAATAGATGGGGGGCATTTTTCCTCCCATGACTCCTACAGTTAGCTAGTTCTTGAACACCTCATAAACCACATATGGAGAGTGAATGAGTCACCTCAAACAAATCATGCCCAAATGGGCATCATATCACCATATTATTGGGTGACTTCTTCCCCATTTCGGGTGGCGTATCACCTCATAGTAGGAGCTCCTCCAGAGTGGAGCCAACTGACTTGTAACATATAGTCACATACTTTCCTTCCCGAGGCCCAGAAAATTATCCAATTACACAATCCCTTTACCGCGAGGACTTGAAAATGGCGAAGTGATTTAACCAAATTATTTTAGGTTTTCACGTTTGGATCCGATCCAGAAAAATCCCTCAGGCGAAGCCTAGGGAGAATCCCTCACCCAGATCTTGGGGGAGAGTCCTTCAAGTAGAGCTTGAGGTGAGGCCCTTAAGCATCACAGACAATAGCACACACAACATTAAATGCTGCTATTGATGGGCTTTTTTAGAAGACAAAACGACTAAAAGGGCTTTGCGTGTCAGAGACGTTGGGTGATTGTTGGCATGCCTAATGGGGTAAATATTGCCTATTCCTCGTAGCATGTGATTCTATAAAAGGATTAGGCAATATTTACCAGGCCACAACACATGAGGTTAAAACAATAGAACGTCTTCATTTTccaagaatcttttcaaaaaaaggTACTTTCgtgaaacattttatgagttgATATGTTGTTCTGATTTTGTTGAtaaatgttattgttgttgataaatgtttCTCAAAAAAAGAACTAAACATTGTTAAGTCACAAAGAATGGACGTGATTCACAAATGGTTTGTGTTGCTATGAAGAAACAATACAAAAAGAATGAAGTTATTGTGGATGCTTCATCCGACTTGTATTTTTTCTTCATAACAACCCAAAGTATACCAACTTCAATTTATTCTGAGACTAGTATATTATTTATTCGTTTTCATTTTCCACGAATATTTTCAATAAAAGGTACGTTTATGAAATATTTTATGAGTTGATATGTTATTgtatgttgttgtttgttgttaaatGTTGATAAATGTTATTgtatgatgttgttcttgataaatgtttctcagaacaagaacaaaacattgCTAAGTCATAAATGTttcttgaaatattttgtttttctgaaTCTTACAACATTAATTTCTTATGTCGATTGATAGAAGAtccagttgagtttattatattgtatgtagATTGCTTGTTTCAGAAACCCTTCATGAAcatgcattcatttaaattgcttcaaaaataataatcttaaaatcaagttatatttgaaaaccaacttagatCAATCAATGTTTTTCGAATTGCATGCATCTCGTAATTCATATCTCGCTCTTTAACATATAGAATTTGGTTCAATGTCCTATGTTCTTCATTGCATTGATTCCTtctcttataatttatttttgaaaagcGTCAATTTGTTGACTAATTCGGACTCATCGTCGTTACTATCATCATTATTATTTGATGACTATTACGATGACAGTGATGATGATGAATCCGAATTAGCCAACAAATTGATGCTTTTCAAAGTAAACTAGAAGAAAAGGAAATCGTTGTTATGAAAAACTTAGGTCATTGAATCAATTTCTCTATGTTAAAGAGCGAGAGATGAGTTACAAGATGGATGAAATTCGAAATATAGTGATTTGTTTAAGTTGTTTgttaaaaatagtttaatttttttagattattATCTTCTACATCAATTTGAAGGTTTTATATGTTCAGTGAGGTGTAAGGAAAACCATGTAATCTACATATTACTCATGTATACATACTACAACGATTATCTATTACAATTGTATTATGGTGAAATGTAAATTTTGTATTGTAGTCGTTGGAtttcgaatatatatatatatatatatatatatatatatatatatatatatatatatatatatatatatatatatatatatatatatatatatatatataaacggttattaaatataaatgttaTGATATTTAGTACGCTACCTACTTTATCACCACGGTCGTACGTCCGTGGTGGATAGTAGCATATTTATAAGTACACACTATCCATCAACGGACATACGACCTTTATTATATACATTTCACAACCCTTGTGAATAGTATTTTCTATAATAATGTATTCTCTCgaaattatttattattgattcatATAGATCATAAATCTCAGTTATTAAAAGAGTATTCAAAGatcattgaaattttaattttgcaaaatattataaataaaactatatatatagaTAGCTAGGTTTAGTAGTTAATTAGCGCAACTTATTCTAAACTTGTAAATTCTATTTTTGATACTTCAAGATTTGCCAAAAATTGTATGTGTGTACTTGTGTATGAAAGAGAGAGGAAAATTTACATGATTTGCTTGTGTCTTTGTCACCGATTGACTGTTTTCTTTTAATGTAAACTAATTAATATTGAATGTGTTATTTTCAACACTACACCTTTAAGTCCATAAGAAATTAAGGGTTTCTCCATCTCTTCTTCTCTATCTTCGGTTTAAATTTCTGATCTTAGGATCAGGGACCTTGGTAGAGTAGTTGATTGGGGCTTTTGATTTCTGAGCTTCTTTGGTGTTTGCTGGGCGTTTATTCGGCTTGGATTATTTTCTGCGTCTTTCTGTGTGGTCTTCGCTCTTCAGGTTAGGTTATTTAGTGGCTTCTGGATCTTTTATATTGTTTCTGTCTGCTGGGCTGGTGATTTTTGGGAGAAGGTGTGCTTTCCTGTTAAGATGTGCAAGGGTTTATGGTCTGAAGTTAAAAAGAAGAGTTTTAGGAAATGGTCCCCTGCCTGGGATTCTTTCCCTCACAAAGCTTTGGACAGAACCGGCTTGGGGGAGATTTTTTCGTTCTATGTTTCTGAGTTTCCAGACTCTACGAGGGCGGAAGACTTGTTTGGTTTGTTTGGTTGCATTGGCAAAGTAGTCGAAGTTTCGATTGCTCCTAGAAGAAACAAGGTGGGGAAACGGTTCGGTTTCGCGAGGTTTGTGGAGGTGCAGGAACCGCGCTTGTTAGCCGTTAGATTAGACAATGTGCAAATAGGTGGGAGGAAAATTCACGCAAATGAACCAAGGTTTGATCGTAGAGCTCCGGTGGCTGGTGGTAGGTTCGGTGCTAGAAGGGGTTTTTCAAGTGGTGCTTTAAAGGATTCGGTTTTTAGCAGTGGCTCTCGTCATCCGGTTTTAAACACAGGAGGAGATTTCAGGAACCGGACTAGGAACGGGAAGAGAACGTTTGTGGATGCAGTACTGAACAACGGGGTGATTGGAGTGTCGCCGTTAGTTGAGAAGTCTCCGTTTGCTTATAACTCTTCGGAGGAAGAAAAGAAAAGGCTCCGCAAAGCGTTTGTGGGGAAAGTGAAGTCTTTAGGGTCATCTTATGGTATGCAAACCAAGATAGAGATGGAAGGTTACTATAATGTTAAATCTACTCCAATGGGAGATTCTTTATGCTTATTGGAAGAAGCAGTAGAGGGGACCATAGAGAACTTCATAAAGGAGGGGGAGTCTTGGTGGAGGAATTGCTTCGAAAACGTTATTCCGTGGACAGAGGATTCGGTGGACGTTGTAAGGCCAATGTGGATTAGGATTTATGGGGTGCCTTTACATGTTTGGAGGGAAGAGTTTTTTGTAGACCTTGCAAATTTTTTAGGTTCTTTCTTGGCTGTGGACGTTAATTCGATATCTGGTGACACTCGGGATATAGCAAGGATCCGTTTATCAGTGCCGTTGGATTATTCATTGCAAGAGAGGTTATTGCTTCAGGTGGACAATAGGGATTATACTTTGGTCCTTAGGGAGGACACAGGCAGCTTTTCCTCTAGCTTCGTTTCGGAAAGTGTTTATACATCAGATTCTGACTCGATTTCGTCCTCGTTGGAGGCTGCGGTGGCTTTTGATAATGAAGAGGAGGAGGATGTGATTCAAGAATTTTCCTGTAGCAGAGAAGCGGAGTTTTCAGAGGCTCGGAAGGTGGCAGCGGAGAGAGATACCGACTCAATTGTTGTTGGATTAGCGAGGCCAGCAAAGGAGGTTACGGTATTGGTCCCTGTTGATGAGGGGTTGTCTGTAGGTGTGGAGGGGCAGGCTAATTCGTTTTTACCGGCGGAATCACATGGTTCTGTTGAAGGGGCAATCGAAGACAGTGGTAGTTCTGGGACTGTAGTTCCCATCACTCAGATTATGTCCAACACAGCTGGGTTTGCTCGGAAGGAGATGGGAAGTATTCAAGGAGATGGAGAAAATTTATTGAAGGGAACGAGTGGTATCAATGATGATATTCCTTTGGCACCAAGCACGTTTGGATCTTTTGATAAGGCAATCACTGTTATTAAAGAGAGGAAAAAACGTAGATTAAAAAAGATGGCTTTCAAGAACATGTCGGAGATAACAGGCTCGCTTCATCACAGAGCATTAAAGAAGGTTAACAGACACAGACGAAAAGTTTTGTTGGCAGGTGAAAAGAAAACGGTGGTGCACAGGCGTGCGGCTTCAGCTACTGGAATTGCTTTTCAGGCTGGAAGCAACGGTATCGATAGCAGAGGTGGAGCGGTTAGCCTCCCTTTGCCGGCTGAACCGAGTGACTGCAGTATGGGTAGGGGCTGTTTTTATGGTAATTTTAGCGGAAGTAGCGACATCGAGAGGAACAATCGAAGGCAATGGAATGAATTGTTGGGCGAAGAAAGTTCTAAGGTGTGGAAGGCGATGGAGTCTTTGGGGGTCACTCACAAAGGGGAGAGTTCCGAAGTTGTTAAAAGAATTGATTTGTTGAACAAACAAGCGGTTTTGAAAAAAGGTGGTTTGTTGGGGTCTAAATTTAGTGTTCCATGATTATCGGAACATTAAATATTAGAGGGGGTGGCAATGCTTTGAAAAGGAGGAGAATTAATTCTTTGATTTCTAAAAGCAA encodes:
- the LOC131602533 gene encoding GATA transcription factor 16-like, with the protein product MVVDHSGKGSEAEDSNPNAVSSENSPKKTCADCGTSKTPLWRGGPAGPKSLCNACGIRSRKKKRAILGISKGNNDDGTRKGKKSNGSGGSKVGDNLSMKQRLLNLGKEVFMQRSHWKKLGEEEKAAVLLMSLSYGSVYA